A window from Thiomonas sp. FB-Cd encodes these proteins:
- a CDS encoding heme A synthase — MSATLSTMTNLSTAVPTVWSFSLHWLQAGMWVAGLVLILWAGFRMRWPKLVALLVFLTMDLVMFGAFVRLTDSGLGCPDWPGCYAHFTPAQAHHQISEAVVEQGGTQGNVSPFKAWVEMIHRYIATIIGALIVAMAVRAAWGRRHGKRIALGLPLVLLGWVILQGLFGAWTVTLLLKPLIVTLHLMGGVILLMLAVWFWMRNRDDLPKVPVTRLAQLLTWAAMLTMLWQVFLGGWVSTNYAALACTGFPTCNGSFHPDANWAQGFTFWRNLGENPDGSAIALQALVAIQWGHRIFAGITLITVLAAMALLGRYRALRKLAAWISALMLVQIGLGASVVVFAHPLALAVAHNGVAALLMLLLTIAVYRASGTRSREVVMNETSVDFVNIQRVHAKP, encoded by the coding sequence ATGAGCGCAACCCTCAGTACCATGACCAACCTGTCCACCGCTGTGCCCACGGTCTGGTCCTTTTCCCTGCACTGGCTGCAGGCTGGCATGTGGGTGGCGGGACTCGTGCTCATCCTCTGGGCGGGGTTCCGAATGCGCTGGCCCAAGCTGGTGGCGCTGCTCGTTTTCCTCACCATGGATCTGGTCATGTTTGGCGCATTCGTGCGCCTTACGGACTCGGGCCTTGGCTGTCCCGACTGGCCGGGGTGCTATGCGCACTTCACACCGGCGCAGGCACACCACCAGATCAGCGAGGCCGTTGTTGAGCAAGGCGGGACCCAGGGCAATGTCAGTCCGTTCAAGGCATGGGTGGAGATGATCCATCGTTACATTGCCACCATCATCGGCGCACTGATCGTCGCCATGGCGGTGCGTGCGGCCTGGGGACGCAGGCACGGCAAGCGCATCGCGCTCGGGCTGCCTCTGGTGCTGCTTGGATGGGTGATCCTTCAGGGCCTGTTTGGTGCATGGACCGTGACCCTTTTGCTCAAACCCCTGATCGTCACCTTGCACCTCATGGGCGGTGTGATCCTGTTGATGCTGGCCGTGTGGTTCTGGATGCGCAACCGTGATGATCTCCCCAAGGTGCCAGTCACCCGGCTGGCACAGCTATTGACCTGGGCCGCGATGTTGACCATGCTCTGGCAGGTGTTCCTCGGCGGGTGGGTCAGCACCAACTACGCCGCCTTGGCCTGCACGGGATTTCCCACCTGCAACGGAAGCTTCCATCCGGACGCGAACTGGGCGCAAGGTTTCACGTTCTGGCGCAATCTGGGCGAGAATCCGGACGGCTCGGCCATCGCCCTTCAGGCCCTGGTCGCGATCCAGTGGGGGCACCGGATTTTTGCGGGCATCACCCTGATCACGGTCCTGGCTGCGATGGCGCTGCTTGGCCGGTATCGGGCCCTGCGCAAGCTTGCCGCGTGGATTTCGGCTCTGATGCTGGTGCAGATCGGCCTTGGCGCGAGCGTCGTGGTTTTTGCGCATCCGCTGGCGCTCGCCGTTGCCCATAATGGTGTTGCCGCGCTGCTGATGCTCCTGCTGACCATCGCGGTCTATCGCGCCAGCGGCACCAGATCGAGGGAAGTCGTGATGAACGAGACCTCGGTCGATTTTGTCAACATTCAACGCGTTCACGCCAAGCCATGA
- a CDS encoding SURF1 family protein, producing MVTLALALALIVATALLGRWQLGRAAYKKALTVRIAERMRGSPVVQGAQPLDFKANEWRHVVVRGEYATPWTIYLQNRQYNEQPGFWVLTPLRIANSQTYVMVMRGWVPRNFDAIDLLPKIATPQGVTPVEGRIAPAPSQWFSFAQDPPDAVIRQNVQLAQFAAYRHIHLLPYVIQEMGSQHDGLVRNWPQPNVGINTNYGYAFQWFSMTALGLGLTIYFLGKRIRGHSRTASAPESHT from the coding sequence ATGGTGACCCTGGCCCTGGCGCTGGCCCTGATCGTGGCAACGGCCCTGCTTGGCCGTTGGCAATTGGGGCGTGCGGCGTACAAGAAGGCACTGACCGTGCGCATTGCCGAGCGCATGCGCGGCAGCCCTGTCGTGCAAGGGGCTCAGCCGCTGGATTTCAAGGCCAACGAATGGCGGCATGTCGTTGTGCGCGGCGAATACGCGACACCATGGACCATTTACCTTCAAAATCGCCAATACAACGAGCAACCAGGTTTCTGGGTGCTGACTCCGCTGCGCATTGCGAACAGTCAAACATATGTGATGGTCATGCGCGGCTGGGTGCCGCGAAATTTTGATGCCATTGACCTGTTGCCAAAAATCGCAACACCGCAGGGTGTCACGCCGGTCGAAGGGCGGATCGCGCCAGCGCCATCGCAATGGTTTTCCTTCGCGCAGGATCCGCCAGACGCCGTCATCCGCCAAAATGTGCAGCTTGCCCAGTTCGCCGCCTATCGCCACATTCATCTGCTTCCCTATGTCATTCAGGAAATGGGCAGTCAGCACGATGGCCTGGTCCGGAACTGGCCGCAGCCCAATGTGGGCATCAACACAAATTACGGCTACGCCTTTCAGTGGTTCTCGATGACGGCATTGGGGCTGGGCCTGACGATTTATTTCCTGGGCAAGCGCATCCGCGGGCATTCGAGAACCGCTTCCGCACCGGAGTCGCATACGTGA
- a CDS encoding twin transmembrane helix small protein, with amino-acid sequence MDIIVIIAFVLILASLFSGLYFVMKDKGKTNRAVNALTFRIGFSILLFVFILFSYKMGWIHPTGIPITPR; translated from the coding sequence TTGGACATCATCGTCATCATCGCTTTCGTCCTCATCCTCGCCAGCCTGTTCTCAGGGCTGTATTTCGTGATGAAAGACAAAGGCAAGACCAACCGGGCCGTGAACGCCCTGACCTTCAGAATCGGGTTCTCGATTTTGCTGTTCGTCTTCATCCTCTTCAGCTACAAGATGGGGTGGATCCATCCGACGGGCATTCCCATCACGCCGCGTTGA
- a CDS encoding cytochrome c oxidase subunit 3, with amino-acid sequence MSTSAQHTGYFVPGPSPFPVLAATGLVMMAFGAGFWFNGVPHAEWLLLAGFIWLVVTMYRWFGKAISESEGGMHNFAVDTSFRWSMSWFIFSEVMFFASFFGALYYARVYALPDLAALHSQILWPHFQGTWPSVGPAGLIAPVKAMDPWPIPTINTALLLSSGLTLTISHHALRANHRSKAIFWLASTIALGVLFLFLQAYEYHHAYTELGLKLTSGIYGSTFFMLTGFHGFHVFLGATMLSVVLFRLIRGDFTAEHHFAFEGAAWYWHFVDVVWLLLYVLVYWL; translated from the coding sequence ATGTCAACATCTGCACAACACACGGGTTATTTTGTGCCTGGCCCGTCGCCTTTCCCGGTGCTTGCAGCAACCGGTCTCGTGATGATGGCTTTCGGCGCGGGATTCTGGTTCAACGGCGTGCCACATGCAGAGTGGCTGCTTCTCGCCGGGTTCATCTGGCTTGTGGTGACGATGTACAGGTGGTTCGGCAAGGCCATTTCCGAGAGTGAAGGAGGGATGCACAACTTCGCTGTGGACACGTCGTTCCGCTGGAGCATGAGCTGGTTCATCTTCTCCGAGGTGATGTTCTTTGCCTCGTTTTTTGGCGCGCTCTACTACGCGCGCGTCTATGCGCTTCCGGATCTGGCGGCCCTGCACAGCCAGATTCTGTGGCCTCATTTCCAAGGTACGTGGCCGAGTGTCGGCCCGGCAGGGCTGATCGCGCCCGTCAAGGCGATGGATCCCTGGCCGATTCCGACCATCAATACGGCACTGCTGCTGAGCTCGGGTCTGACCCTGACGATCTCCCACCACGCCCTTCGTGCCAACCATCGCTCAAAGGCGATCTTCTGGCTTGCGTCGACGATCGCCCTGGGCGTGCTCTTCCTATTCCTGCAGGCTTACGAATACCATCATGCCTACACGGAACTCGGGTTGAAGCTCACATCCGGCATCTACGGTTCCACCTTTTTCATGCTGACCGGATTCCATGGTTTTCACGTGTTTCTCGGTGCCACCATGCTGTCGGTCGTGCTGTTCCGTTTGATTCGTGGTGATTTCACGGCTGAGCACCACTTTGCGTTTGAAGGCGCTGCGTGGTACTGGCACTTTGTCGACGTGGTCTGGTTGTTGCTCTATGTACTGGTCTATTGGCTGTGA
- a CDS encoding DUF2970 domain-containing protein, which translates to MRSFFRAFKTIAWAFLGIRKSKDREKDFEHLNIIHIIIAGLLSAALFIGLLMAIIHWIVPTAHS; encoded by the coding sequence GTGAGATCTTTTTTCCGTGCATTCAAGACGATCGCCTGGGCCTTTCTGGGCATTCGCAAGTCGAAGGACAGGGAAAAGGATTTCGAGCACCTGAACATTATTCATATCATCATTGCTGGCTTGCTTTCCGCAGCTTTATTCATCGGCCTGCTCATGGCCATCATTCACTGGATCGTTCCGACAGCTCATTCATAA
- a CDS encoding cytochrome oxidase small assembly protein codes for MAAHRISPEKRRQNLRLALIMASIAAALFLGFIVKWRYL; via the coding sequence GTGGCAGCCCATCGAATCAGCCCGGAAAAGCGCCGCCAGAATCTCCGCCTGGCCTTGATCATGGCCAGCATTGCGGCGGCCCTTTTCCTGGGCTTTATCGTGAAGTGGAGGTATCTCTGA
- the ctaD gene encoding cytochrome c oxidase subunit I has translation MSAVLDPVHAPAHGGDHAHDHPHGWRRWLFSTNHKDIGTMYLVFALFMLFEGGILAMLIRAELFKPGIQFLNPQLYLSISTMHGIMMIFGSVMPAMVGFANWMIPLQVGAPDMAFPRMNNLSFWMLIPAAILLTASFFVPGGAPDVGWTLYAPLTIQQGMGMDLVIFAVHLMGASSIMGSINIIVTILNMRAPGMSLMKMPLFAWTWLITAYLLIAIMPVLAGAVTMTLTDRHFGTSFFNAAGGGDPVLYQHLFWFFGHPEVYVMILPAFGIVSSVVPTFARKPLFGYSSMVYASASIAILSFIVWAHHMFTAGMPVTGQLFFMYATMLIAVPTGVKVFNWVATMWRGSLSFETPMLWAIGFIFVFTFGGFSGLVLAMAPIDTQVHNTYYVIAHFHYVLVAGSLFAIFMGFYYWSPKWSGVMYNERAGKIHFWASMITFNVTFFPQHFLGLAGMVRRYADYPVQFTDFNMISSIGAFGFGLSQAYFLFAVVIPMFRGHGAKAPQRPWEGAHGLEWEIPSPAPFHTFETPPKLDATATKVLGY, from the coding sequence ATGAGCGCAGTGCTTGATCCAGTTCATGCCCCAGCCCATGGCGGGGACCATGCCCATGACCATCCCCACGGATGGCGCCGATGGTTGTTTTCGACCAACCACAAGGACATCGGCACCATGTATTTGGTGTTCGCCCTGTTCATGCTGTTTGAGGGCGGCATCCTTGCCATGCTGATCCGTGCGGAACTGTTCAAGCCCGGCATCCAGTTTCTCAATCCCCAGCTCTATCTGTCGATCAGCACGATGCACGGCATCATGATGATCTTCGGCTCGGTGATGCCCGCCATGGTGGGTTTCGCCAACTGGATGATCCCGCTGCAGGTCGGTGCTCCCGACATGGCATTCCCGCGCATGAACAACCTGAGCTTCTGGATGCTGATTCCCGCGGCCATCCTGCTCACGGCATCGTTCTTCGTCCCCGGCGGCGCGCCTGACGTGGGCTGGACGCTGTATGCGCCGCTGACGATCCAGCAAGGCATGGGCATGGATCTGGTGATCTTCGCCGTGCACCTCATGGGCGCATCGTCCATCATGGGCTCGATCAATATCATTGTCACGATTCTGAACATGCGCGCTCCCGGCATGTCGTTGATGAAGATGCCGCTGTTCGCGTGGACATGGCTGATCACGGCCTATTTGCTGATCGCCATCATGCCCGTGTTGGCCGGCGCCGTGACCATGACCCTGACCGACCGTCATTTTGGTACGAGCTTCTTCAATGCTGCCGGCGGTGGTGACCCGGTGCTGTACCAGCATCTGTTCTGGTTCTTCGGTCATCCTGAGGTTTACGTGATGATCCTGCCGGCATTCGGCATCGTCAGCTCCGTGGTGCCCACCTTTGCGCGCAAGCCGCTATTCGGCTACAGCTCGATGGTGTACGCCTCGGCGTCCATTGCCATTTTGTCGTTCATCGTGTGGGCGCACCACATGTTTACCGCCGGCATGCCTGTCACCGGACAGCTGTTCTTCATGTATGCCACCATGCTCATTGCGGTTCCGACCGGCGTGAAGGTGTTCAACTGGGTCGCCACGATGTGGCGCGGATCGCTGTCCTTTGAAACGCCCATGCTCTGGGCAATCGGTTTCATCTTTGTCTTCACCTTTGGCGGTTTCTCGGGTCTGGTGCTGGCCATGGCCCCGATTGATACACAGGTCCATAACACCTACTACGTGATCGCCCACTTCCACTACGTGCTCGTGGCCGGTTCCCTGTTTGCCATTTTCATGGGCTTCTACTACTGGAGTCCCAAGTGGTCGGGGGTGATGTACAACGAACGTGCGGGTAAGATTCATTTCTGGGCGTCGATGATCACCTTTAATGTGACCTTCTTTCCTCAGCATTTCCTCGGCCTTGCGGGTATGGTGCGCCGCTATGCCGACTATCCAGTGCAGTTCACCGACTTCAACATGATCTCGTCGATCGGGGCCTTTGGCTTTGGTCTGTCCCAAGCGTATTTCCTCTTTGCCGTGGTGATTCCGATGTTCCGTGGTCATGGGGCGAAAGCTCCTCAGCGTCCCTGGGAGGGCGCGCACGGGCTGGAATGGGAGATTCCGTCTCCGGCGCCCTTTCACACCTTCGAAACGCCGCCGAAGCTCGACGCGACAGCCACCAAGGTTCTGGGATACTGA
- the coxB gene encoding cytochrome c oxidase subunit II encodes MKLKHYVTAASALFVCTAFADQSLPGGPQVNGIDFQHPVTSIARDQRDLNYMVMLICLGIGILVFGVMFYSVFKHRKSKGAVASQFHESTTVEIVWTVVPLLIVIAMVIPATKTVVAQQNVSDSYMTVKVTGYQWKWGYDYVDGPGKGIAFYSTLTTPMSEIYGSAPKPDNYLLQVDHPLVVPVDKKIRILTTSMDVLHGWYVPSFGVQMDAIPGFIRETWFKADQVGTYYGQCAQVCGKGHAFMPIVVKVMSQPDYDNWVKTEQATLKKDGGALAPSGATS; translated from the coding sequence ATGAAACTGAAGCACTATGTGACGGCGGCCTCGGCCTTGTTTGTTTGCACGGCGTTTGCCGACCAGAGTCTGCCGGGGGGGCCGCAGGTCAACGGCATTGATTTTCAGCATCCGGTGACGAGCATTGCGCGCGACCAGCGCGATCTGAACTACATGGTGATGCTGATTTGTCTGGGGATCGGCATTTTGGTGTTTGGGGTGATGTTTTATTCGGTGTTCAAGCACCGCAAGTCCAAGGGGGCGGTGGCGTCGCAGTTTCACGAGAGCACGACGGTGGAGATTGTGTGGACGGTGGTGCCGCTGCTCATTGTGATTGCCATGGTGATTCCGGCGACGAAGACGGTGGTGGCGCAGCAGAACGTGTCGGACTCGTACATGACGGTGAAGGTCACGGGTTATCAGTGGAAGTGGGGATACGACTACGTGGACGGTCCGGGCAAGGGCATTGCCTTTTACTCGACGTTGACCACGCCGATGTCGGAGATTTACGGCAGCGCGCCCAAGCCGGACAATTATTTGCTGCAGGTTGATCATCCGCTGGTGGTGCCGGTGGACAAGAAGATCCGGATTCTGACCACGTCGATGGACGTTTTGCACGGTTGGTACGTGCCGTCGTTCGGGGTGCAGATGGATGCCATCCCGGGGTTCATCCGTGAAACCTGGTTCAAGGCTGATCAGGTGGGTACCTATTACGGCCAGTGCGCGCAGGTTTGCGGCAAGGGTCACGCCTTCATGCCCATTGTGGTCAAGGTCATGTCGCAGCCCGATTACGACAATTGGGTCAAAACCGAGCAGGCCACGCTGAAGAAGGATGGCGGCGCCCTGGCCCCTTCCGGAGCGACGAGCTGA
- a CDS encoding DUF2244 domain-containing protein, translating into MAAQLLDTFDFGLLGKPSEQDGMMVWLFRRNCSISPRQLLAFFISLSVVSMLVALMCWVGGATLVTPFTVLELVAMGAALLVYARHAGDRERVSISAHLLVVEWENAGAVERVEFNPRWTRIVVNGNGLVEISGGGKRAFVGRYTRGERREKLARDLRRALLAA; encoded by the coding sequence ATGGCAGCGCAGCTGTTGGACACTTTTGATTTCGGCCTGCTGGGCAAGCCCTCCGAGCAGGACGGGATGATGGTGTGGCTGTTCAGGCGCAACTGTTCGATCAGTCCGCGGCAGCTGCTGGCGTTTTTCATCTCGCTATCCGTGGTTTCGATGCTGGTGGCGCTGATGTGCTGGGTTGGGGGCGCGACGCTGGTGACGCCGTTCACGGTGTTGGAGTTGGTGGCCATGGGCGCGGCGCTTCTGGTGTATGCGCGCCACGCCGGGGATCGGGAGCGGGTGAGCATTTCAGCGCATTTGCTGGTGGTGGAGTGGGAGAATGCGGGTGCCGTGGAGCGGGTGGAGTTCAACCCGCGATGGACACGCATTGTGGTCAATGGGAACGGCTTGGTCGAGATTTCAGGCGGGGGCAAGCGGGCGTTTGTCGGACGCTACACCCGTGGGGAGCGGCGCGAGAAGCTGGCGCGGGATTTGCGGCGGGCATTGCTGGCGGCGTGA
- a CDS encoding methyltransferase domain-containing protein, which translates to MAERLPLLRLQPEVVLDIGCAWGEGLRLLRTQYGRAQIVGVEPSHQLGSVARGAHAPQRWLRALRGQGATTVIAAPLEAGANAQTRLPAAQMLWSNLALPWAEDLDALIAAWQGALLPDGVLMFTTFGPDTLRELRQPEVQRLGIAPPVYPDMHDLGDMLLHHGFAEPVMDMEMLHLRYPSPQAALTELAELGRPAHQAITAGLRTPRKWRALCDVLARQAQLAGAAEIELSFELVYGHAFKPATRPAQAGVASFSVEQLRATGRRR; encoded by the coding sequence ATGGCCGAGCGCTTACCGCTTCTGCGCCTTCAGCCTGAGGTGGTGTTGGACATCGGCTGCGCCTGGGGGGAGGGCCTTCGTTTGTTGCGCACACAATACGGTCGCGCACAAATCGTCGGTGTAGAGCCGTCACACCAGCTTGGTTCCGTGGCGCGCGGGGCCCACGCACCGCAACGCTGGTTGCGTGCGCTGCGTGGTCAAGGTGCAACGACGGTGATCGCGGCACCCTTGGAGGCAGGCGCAAATGCCCAAACGCGGCTGCCCGCAGCGCAGATGCTGTGGTCCAACCTTGCTTTGCCGTGGGCTGAAGATTTGGATGCCTTGATTGCCGCTTGGCAAGGCGCCTTGTTGCCCGACGGTGTCTTGATGTTTACAACGTTCGGCCCGGACACGCTGCGAGAGTTGCGGCAACCCGAGGTGCAGCGCTTGGGCATCGCACCGCCCGTCTACCCGGACATGCACGACCTGGGCGATATGCTGCTGCACCATGGGTTTGCCGAGCCTGTGATGGATATGGAGATGCTGCATCTGCGCTACCCCAGTCCACAGGCCGCCCTGACCGAACTGGCTGAGTTGGGCCGGCCTGCTCACCAAGCGATCACAGCCGGCCTGCGCACGCCGCGCAAATGGCGCGCGCTGTGCGACGTGCTCGCGCGGCAAGCCCAATTGGCAGGGGCTGCGGAGATCGAACTCAGCTTTGAGTTGGTCTACGGCCACGCCTTCAAGCCGGCGACACGCCCCGCGCAAGCCGGCGTGGCCAGTTTTTCCGTGGAGCAGTTGCGCGCGACCGGACGAAGGCGCTGA
- a CDS encoding tRNA (cytidine(34)-2'-O)-methyltransferase gives MFHIVLVHPEIPPNTGNVIRLAANTGCSLHLIEPLGFSLDDKQLRRAGLDYHEYADLRVHRDWASLLSEARSGPRTPRMFAFTKFAGTLLGQARFQPGDWFVFGAETTGLPAAVLEDFAPQHRLRLPMRPGQRSLNLSNAVAVVAFEAWRQCGYEGGI, from the coding sequence ATGTTCCATATCGTGCTGGTGCATCCAGAAATCCCACCCAATACGGGAAACGTGATCCGCTTGGCGGCCAACACGGGATGCAGCTTGCATTTGATCGAGCCGCTTGGTTTTTCGTTGGACGACAAGCAACTACGGCGCGCAGGGCTCGACTATCACGAATATGCGGACCTTCGCGTGCATCGCGATTGGGCAAGTCTGCTAAGCGAAGCACGCTCCGGGCCCCGGACGCCGCGGATGTTCGCCTTCACCAAGTTCGCGGGCACGCTGCTGGGCCAGGCGCGCTTCCAACCCGGTGACTGGTTCGTGTTCGGCGCCGAAACCACGGGCTTGCCAGCCGCTGTACTGGAGGACTTCGCGCCGCAGCATCGGCTGCGCCTGCCCATGCGCCCGGGACAGCGAAGCCTGAACCTGTCGAATGCGGTCGCCGTGGTGGCGTTCGAGGCTTGGCGGCAGTGCGGCTACGAAGGTGGCATCTGA
- a CDS encoding enoyl-CoA hydratase has product MSEILAHAEHGVLTLTFNRIEKKNALTSPMYAQLADHLMGAADDAQTRVLVIQGQENLFTAGNDVSEFLQRPPASLEAPVFRFLRAIADFPRPVIAAVCGPAVGIGTTLLLHCDLVYAGDNALFSLPFVNLGLCPEAASSLLLPLRVGHAAAAEKLLFGEPFAADEAHEMGLVNRVLPPAEVNAYAQQQAGKLAAKPMASLSVTKALLRKPLREAVHAVIVEEATHFERMLKGPAAKEAFGAFLAKRKPDFSGL; this is encoded by the coding sequence ATGTCCGAGATCCTCGCCCATGCCGAGCATGGCGTGCTGACCCTGACCTTCAACCGGATTGAGAAAAAGAACGCCCTCACCAGTCCGATGTACGCCCAGCTTGCCGACCATCTCATGGGGGCTGCCGACGATGCGCAAACGCGCGTGCTGGTCATCCAGGGCCAAGAAAACCTGTTTACAGCGGGCAACGACGTGAGTGAGTTCCTGCAGCGTCCGCCCGCTAGCCTGGAGGCACCCGTGTTCCGGTTTCTGCGTGCGATCGCCGACTTTCCCAGGCCGGTGATCGCTGCGGTATGCGGCCCGGCCGTCGGGATTGGCACGACACTTCTACTGCACTGCGATTTGGTCTACGCGGGCGACAACGCCCTGTTCTCGCTGCCCTTTGTCAATCTGGGTCTTTGCCCTGAGGCTGCCTCCAGCTTGCTGCTTCCCCTGCGTGTGGGCCACGCCGCTGCGGCTGAAAAGCTGCTGTTCGGCGAACCATTCGCGGCCGACGAGGCGCATGAAATGGGCTTGGTCAACCGTGTTTTGCCGCCGGCGGAGGTCAACGCCTACGCGCAGCAGCAGGCAGGCAAACTGGCCGCCAAGCCCATGGCTTCCCTCAGCGTCACCAAAGCCCTTTTGCGCAAGCCTCTGCGCGAGGCCGTGCATGCGGTGATCGTCGAGGAGGCGACCCACTTCGAGCGGATGCTCAAAGGGCCGGCTGCGAAAGAGGCGTTCGGCGCCTTTTTGGCCAAACGCAAGCCAGACTTCTCAGGGCTTTGA